The following proteins come from a genomic window of Maribacter sp. HTCC2170:
- a CDS encoding AraC family transcriptional regulator, translating into MDAPSKYQEIKPSQELENFVHSFWMHKNLTSKFQRKTIVPDSYFKIVIVTRNDKVLRYLITGLWTFEKPFTIPSNSTVFGCRLKMLAPEFLLNREVASVLQDIKQLDLKYLNADNFNLSDFATLVKQWETELLKIKVQKEIPGSKLRLSQLLDKMNGDISTAEVSNQIYWTNRQINRYLNKYLGVSLKKYLNIQKCYQAYLHIRDGNFYPEKGYFDQPHFIREIKKHTGETPKSLHKSQNDRFIQLKRISKK; encoded by the coding sequence AAATATCAAGAGATAAAACCCTCTCAAGAGTTAGAAAATTTTGTGCACTCCTTTTGGATGCATAAGAACCTTACATCTAAATTTCAAAGAAAAACAATCGTACCCGATAGTTACTTCAAAATTGTTATTGTAACGAGAAACGACAAGGTCTTGAGATATTTGATAACAGGTTTGTGGACATTTGAAAAACCATTCACGATTCCATCAAATAGTACTGTTTTTGGTTGCCGCTTGAAAATGCTGGCTCCTGAATTTCTTTTAAATAGGGAAGTGGCATCTGTTCTTCAAGATATAAAACAACTTGATCTTAAGTATTTAAATGCAGATAATTTCAACCTTTCGGACTTTGCGACACTTGTAAAGCAGTGGGAAACTGAACTTCTTAAAATAAAAGTCCAAAAAGAGATTCCTGGAAGTAAATTAAGACTTTCCCAGTTGCTGGATAAAATGAACGGTGACATTAGCACCGCAGAGGTATCAAACCAGATTTATTGGACTAATCGACAGATCAACCGCTATTTAAACAAATACCTTGGTGTTTCTTTAAAAAAATACCTCAACATTCAAAAGTGCTATCAAGCTTACCTTCATATACGCGATGGCAATTTTTACCCTGAAAAGGGGTACTTTGACCAACCCCATTTTATTCGTGAGATAAAGAAACATACCGGTGAAACGCCCAAATCACTTCATAAATCCCAAAACGACCGTTTTATACAATTAAAAAGAATATCGAAGAAATAG